The following coding sequences are from one Salipiger sp. CCB-MM3 window:
- a CDS encoding DUF4194 domain-containing protein, translated as MELREFAQILDKADDPDVLSDAIRIAIQALMFHQVIYDDTHSVPSSAVQAIKDHRTFFERYFAVAGYDLEMDARTQMIALKPLELEKPPYAWRLMRLKKDETLIRIALRYIFENGFTEGKMDGTGRVETDTVEIAEVYQRIAQATPPGENHLVDNLLRELNRKGIVRVGDKDRETRVTRLTILPGIRVLVSDTYIDRLQSWLEGDQQTSFLEAS; from the coding sequence ATGGAACTTCGTGAGTTCGCGCAAATCCTCGATAAGGCCGACGATCCGGACGTGCTGAGTGATGCGATCCGGATCGCCATTCAGGCGCTTATGTTCCACCAGGTCATCTACGACGACACCCATTCGGTTCCGTCATCCGCGGTACAAGCCATCAAGGACCACAGAACTTTCTTTGAGCGTTACTTTGCCGTAGCAGGGTATGACCTTGAGATGGACGCCCGAACGCAAATGATTGCGCTCAAGCCGCTCGAGCTCGAGAAGCCTCCATATGCATGGCGCCTCATGCGCCTGAAGAAGGATGAGACCCTCATTCGGATCGCGCTGCGCTACATCTTCGAAAACGGCTTCACCGAGGGAAAGATGGACGGGACAGGGCGCGTGGAAACCGACACCGTGGAGATCGCCGAAGTCTACCAACGCATCGCCCAAGCGACGCCGCCTGGCGAAAACCACCTGGTCGACAACCTTCTGCGTGAGCTGAATCGCAAAGGCATCGTGCGTGTCGGAGACAAGGATCGCGAGACCCGAGTGACCCGTCTGACGATCCTCCCGGGCATCCGCGTGCTTGTTTCCGACACCTATATTGACCGACTTCAGAGCTGGCTTGAAGGCGATCAACAGACCTCGTTCTTGGAGGCGAGCTGA
- a CDS encoding Wadjet anti-phage system protein JetA family protein: MSSAVEQIFGDLHPDAFKLFSGSARHFYAKLLEHLSDEMFEDAGLSARGQVVDAIKEFCRRHEGLDPEAKTDIGVRANMAYARLHETGWLLEQRNGFQRFTDIDPTARLLLDFLLDVKFGRLRSYGGEVINVLALIESVERDPQSRSEALRGAAKASRGFLNHLRGLSANMRKAEELIATRASFADLFESFFTDYVQAHLISDYKQLHTRANPFRFRVRILGIARRILEDDFRIDEIATAYQREGKSDDTTAARRMVIDDLRTILRVFSGIDDYLDVIEDTNRRVETKIRNTIRFLDTMRESNTEVLERVLRSAAAHALDEGFPSDGTTGSSLPSGSTHLFTANSKRPEIKPTMIQRPQKSEAQRAHEAAIIAYRARSQVQPDQVDAYLRANVEGRGAVEGRELPIASLDDFFVFERLRSLNYLGGRLSKDWEISECPGTVENDWITCRNFLIRPRGQQQRVH, encoded by the coding sequence ATGAGCAGTGCAGTCGAACAGATATTCGGAGATCTCCACCCGGACGCTTTCAAGCTGTTCTCCGGGTCGGCGAGGCATTTCTACGCGAAGCTTCTTGAGCACCTCTCCGACGAGATGTTCGAGGACGCCGGTCTTTCGGCCCGCGGGCAGGTCGTCGACGCCATCAAGGAGTTCTGCCGACGGCACGAAGGGCTCGACCCAGAAGCGAAGACCGACATTGGCGTGCGTGCCAACATGGCCTATGCCCGGCTTCACGAAACCGGTTGGCTTCTCGAACAACGCAACGGCTTCCAGCGTTTCACAGACATCGACCCCACAGCTCGGCTGCTGCTCGACTTCTTGCTAGACGTGAAGTTCGGACGCCTGCGCTCCTACGGCGGCGAAGTCATCAACGTGCTCGCACTCATCGAGAGCGTCGAGAGGGATCCGCAGAGCCGATCCGAGGCCCTCAGGGGCGCCGCAAAGGCATCCCGAGGCTTCCTGAACCACCTGCGTGGGCTCAGCGCCAACATGCGCAAGGCAGAGGAACTGATCGCCACCAGGGCGTCCTTCGCGGACCTCTTTGAGAGTTTCTTCACGGACTACGTCCAGGCGCATCTGATCTCGGACTACAAACAGCTTCATACTCGGGCGAACCCTTTCAGATTCAGAGTCCGTATCCTCGGCATCGCCCGCCGCATTCTTGAAGACGATTTCAGGATCGATGAGATCGCGACCGCCTATCAGCGGGAAGGCAAGTCAGACGATACGACCGCCGCACGCCGAATGGTGATCGACGACCTCAGAACAATTTTGAGAGTTTTCAGTGGCATTGATGACTATCTTGATGTGATTGAGGACACCAATCGCCGAGTGGAGACGAAGATCCGGAACACGATCCGCTTCCTCGACACCATGCGTGAGAGCAACACAGAGGTCCTAGAGCGAGTGCTCAGGTCCGCAGCAGCGCATGCGCTCGATGAAGGCTTCCCTAGTGATGGAACAACAGGCTCCTCGCTCCCATCTGGATCAACGCACCTCTTCACAGCGAACAGCAAGCGCCCCGAGATCAAGCCGACGATGATCCAACGTCCGCAGAAGTCCGAGGCCCAGCGAGCGCATGAAGCCGCGATCATCGCATACCGGGCCCGAAGCCAGGTGCAGCCTGACCAAGTCGACGCCTACCTTCGGGCCAACGTAGAAGGCCGGGGCGCGGTCGAAGGGCGCGAACTGCCCATCGCTTCGCTGGACGACTTCTTCGTTTTCGAACGGCTGAGATCGCTCAACTACCTCGGCGGACGCCTGTCGAAGGACTGGGAGATTTCAGAGTGTCCCGGCACCGTCGAAAACGACTGGATCACCTGCAGAAACTTCCTGATCCGTCCGCGCGGACAGCAACAAAGGGTGCACTGA